Proteins encoded within one genomic window of Patescibacteria group bacterium:
- a CDS encoding ATP-binding protein, whose amino-acid sequence MFEFHSHIVHSLLMTGIFSAQVAVVYLALRKYTETKDAPWLYLVFANSIFSVYFFLHALVVPDFIIFNESLFDIFEHYGLFLGSITLFIGALLGTRGGEYLYRFRNRIISWWIVANLLLIASFILGQKLQEMLYWWVEYAAGLSGVSFFLISIFFFRRFNKSREHLNLYIATGFFVLAGSAITPFFYEEWNLLWWSNHTIILLGSILMLVGFLRYKREKKKGDSLMQIPFYRRVNFKLTVLILTIVTIPLFLVGVYGYYTVEKALRQQAIGDIELLVKANDGLVDSLIHQTERTVAYFSSDETIRRLAQEANSDLLSQYLIKNKLSLDKHLIGINVINADGFVMASTHKTEIGKDESKDEYFVDGMKLANSETLTLDYGRSSHFETTEPLIAAVSPIESLDGKQNTGVLVAYFKMDNVSDILNQGVEQKETLDIYLVNSNNLLISKSRFLGKDAILSQVVDTEPVRNCRKNQNWNGIWTDWRGEKVYGASICFTDFPFRWTLVAEISESEVIKPAETLKDFIVVAILLLIAIVIFAALVSTRETINSLEKLFHFAEKINQGDLESQVDVSSTDEIGELAKNLNTMRQAIKKREDDLKQTSSNLEKTAQGLKESTTDMEEAKKAMINLLDDARILEGKLTEEKESVERKVVLRTKELTEEQARLLAAINSLSFSFIIADMAHRVLLKNNAMTALFNLKDSDEISIDRVSELLGGHFNVKSEVEKCLKESTVCEIKEIVFGTKFLRGIVAPVLTQGTNETIGYVFLLEDITEAKVIERSREEFFAVASHELRTPLTAIRGNSEMIQDLYKDKIVDKDMSEMIADIHEASVRLIGIVNDFLDTSRLEQGKALFKKESADLLPIIRETCKEIEPLAKAKNLSLIFIEPKEVLPLVSTDQVRIKQAIGNLIDNAVKYTEKGTVTVTIEKMDGYVAVCVEDTGKGISPENQSLLFRKFQQAGEEMLSRDVTKSTGLGLYISKLVVEAMGGTIGLTKSAPGVGSTFRLTIPIVV is encoded by the coding sequence ATGTTTGAATTTCATTCACATATCGTTCACTCCCTTTTGATGACCGGCATTTTTAGCGCGCAGGTAGCCGTGGTTTACTTGGCCTTGCGCAAGTATACCGAAACCAAAGACGCGCCGTGGCTCTATTTGGTTTTTGCTAACTCCATTTTTTCTGTTTACTTTTTTCTTCACGCTCTAGTGGTCCCGGATTTCATTATATTTAACGAATCATTATTTGATATCTTTGAACACTACGGTTTGTTTTTGGGAAGCATCACGCTTTTCATCGGGGCATTACTCGGAACAAGGGGAGGGGAATATCTGTATCGCTTTCGCAATCGAATAATTTCGTGGTGGATAGTCGCGAACTTGTTGCTCATTGCTTCTTTTATACTCGGGCAAAAATTACAGGAGATGCTGTATTGGTGGGTAGAGTACGCCGCCGGACTCTCCGGCGTTTCATTTTTTTTGATATCCATTTTTTTCTTTCGGCGGTTTAATAAATCCCGTGAGCACCTTAATCTTTATATAGCCACTGGATTTTTTGTATTGGCAGGAAGCGCGATCACCCCCTTTTTTTATGAAGAGTGGAATCTGTTATGGTGGTCTAATCACACCATTATCCTATTGGGGAGTATCTTGATGCTCGTAGGTTTCTTACGGTATAAAAGAGAAAAGAAAAAAGGTGATTCTCTGATGCAAATTCCTTTTTATCGCAGAGTGAACTTTAAGCTCACGGTTTTAATTTTGACCATCGTCACCATTCCACTGTTTCTAGTCGGAGTCTACGGTTATTATACTGTGGAAAAAGCTCTGCGTCAGCAAGCCATTGGTGATATTGAGCTTCTGGTCAAGGCTAATGATGGTCTTGTGGACAGTCTTATCCATCAAACGGAAAGAACAGTCGCCTACTTTTCCTCTGATGAAACTATCCGGCGCCTCGCACAAGAAGCCAACTCGGATCTGCTCAGTCAGTATTTAATCAAGAACAAGCTGTCCCTCGATAAACACTTGATCGGCATAAACGTCATCAATGCTGACGGCTTCGTGATGGCTTCAACGCATAAAACCGAGATTGGAAAGGATGAAAGCAAAGACGAATATTTTGTAGATGGCATGAAACTGGCCAACAGCGAGACGCTGACCTTGGACTATGGCAGAAGTTCCCATTTTGAGACAACAGAACCTCTCATTGCGGCCGTGTCTCCGATAGAGAGTCTTGATGGCAAACAAAACACTGGCGTCCTTGTGGCCTACTTTAAGATGGACAATGTATCGGACATCTTAAATCAGGGAGTAGAACAAAAGGAGACGCTGGATATATATTTGGTTAACTCAAATAATTTGCTCATAAGCAAATCTCGTTTTTTGGGGAAAGACGCAATCCTGTCGCAGGTAGTGGACACCGAACCAGTCAGGAATTGCAGAAAGAACCAAAATTGGAATGGTATATGGACCGACTGGCGCGGCGAAAAGGTATATGGGGCAAGTATTTGTTTTACGGATTTTCCTTTTCGATGGACATTGGTTGCGGAAATAAGCGAGTCGGAAGTAATCAAGCCGGCGGAAACACTCAAGGATTTCATCGTGGTTGCCATTTTACTGCTCATTGCGATCGTCATTTTTGCCGCATTAGTTTCAACTCGTGAAACAATAAATTCCTTGGAAAAATTATTCCACTTTGCCGAGAAAATCAACCAAGGTGATTTGGAGAGCCAAGTTGACGTGAGCTCAACAGATGAAATCGGAGAGCTTGCGAAAAATTTAAATACGATGCGCCAAGCAATTAAAAAGCGCGAAGATGATTTAAAACAGACCAGCTCCAATTTAGAGAAAACCGCTCAAGGTTTGAAAGAAAGCACAACCGATATGGAGGAGGCAAAGAAAGCGATGATAAATTTGCTTGATGACGCCAGGATACTTGAGGGAAAACTGACGGAAGAAAAGGAAAGCGTTGAGCGAAAAGTGGTTCTGCGAACGAAGGAGCTTACGGAAGAACAGGCCCGTCTCCTCGCGGCCATCAATAGTCTCTCCTTCAGTTTCATTATCGCGGATATGGCACACCGTGTGCTTCTCAAGAACAATGCAATGACAGCATTATTCAATTTGAAGGATAGTGATGAAATCTCCATTGACCGTGTCTCGGAACTTTTGGGGGGACATTTTAATGTGAAGAGCGAAGTGGAAAAATGCCTCAAGGAGAGCACCGTGTGTGAAATAAAAGAAATTGTCTTTGGTACCAAATTCCTCCGCGGGATTGTCGCCCCGGTTCTTACGCAAGGAACTAATGAAACTATCGGTTATGTGTTTCTATTGGAAGACATCACCGAGGCAAAGGTGATAGAGCGAAGCAGAGAAGAGTTTTTCGCCGTTGCCTCCCACGAGCTAAGGACTCCTCTCACCGCCATTCGCGGGAATAGCGAAATGATCCAGGACCTCTACAAGGACAAAATCGTGGACAAAGATATGAGTGAAATGATTGCAGATATTCACGAGGCAAGCGTTCGGCTTATCGGCATTGTCAATGACTTCCTTGATACTTCGCGGCTTGAGCAAGGCAAAGCCCTCTTCAAAAAGGAGTCCGCTGACCTCCTCCCGATCATTAGAGAAACCTGTAAAGAAATTGAGCCGTTGGCCAAAGCAAAAAACCTATCACTTATATTTATTGAACCCAAAGAAGTGCTTCCCCTCGTCTCTACCGACCAAGTTCGCATCAAGCAAGCCATTGGGAACCTTATTGACAATGCGGTCAAATATACCGAGAAAGGTACGGTGACGGTGACGATTGAAAAGATGGACGGATATGTAGCTGTTTGTGTGGAAGATACCGGCAAAGGGATTTCTCCCGAGAATCAGTCGCTTCTTTTCCGCAAATTCCAGCAGGCGGGTGAAGAGATGCTTTCTCGTGACGTTACCAAGTCAACCGGGCTCGGCCTTTATATTTCAAAGCTCGTGGTGGAGGCGATGGGCGGCACTATCGGCCTTACCAAAAGTGCTCCGGGCGTTGGCAGTACCTTCCGACTTACCATACCGATTGTGGTATGA
- a CDS encoding response regulator → MITIFMAEDDPLMSRMYERIFRASGYTLEMAFDGEEAISKLEKMETAPTLILLDVMMPKKNGFDVLRQVKQNEKLKNVPVVMLTNLAGESDAEKALSLGAVLYLVKSQYDPKEVVNKVKEILSASKRGDDVPEVSVGVKDIKDEKK, encoded by the coding sequence ATGATAACCATATTCATGGCCGAAGACGATCCTTTAATGAGCCGTATGTACGAACGCATTTTTCGCGCGAGCGGATATACGCTGGAAATGGCTTTTGACGGCGAAGAGGCGATCTCAAAATTGGAAAAAATGGAAACGGCTCCGACCCTCATACTCCTTGATGTCATGATGCCCAAGAAAAACGGGTTTGACGTATTAAGACAGGTGAAGCAGAATGAAAAATTGAAAAATGTGCCGGTGGTAATGCTTACCAATTTGGCAGGCGAAAGCGATGCCGAAAAAGCCCTTAGTTTGGGCGCGGTGCTCTACCTGGTGAAGAGTCAATATGACCCCAAGGAGGTGGTGAATAAAGTGAAGGAGATCCTTTCCGCCTCAAAGCGCGGCGATGATGTGCCGGAAGTGAGCGTGGGAGTCAAAGATATTAAAGACGAGAAAAAA
- a CDS encoding response regulator, protein MSKIFIVDDDIFITRMYERAFRFANHETEIAYDGTEALLRLETMNPLPDIVALDAIMPKMNGLEVLQEIRSTERLKNIPVVILTNSIKKEDAEEFLKLGASFFLIKMDQDSREIVRKIEEIIKANESNIKKV, encoded by the coding sequence ATGAGCAAGATTTTTATTGTTGACGACGACATTTTCATAACTCGCATGTACGAGCGCGCGTTTCGTTTTGCAAATCATGAGACTGAAATAGCATATGACGGGACCGAGGCACTTCTGCGTTTGGAGACGATGAATCCATTGCCTGACATTGTCGCCTTGGATGCAATAATGCCGAAAATGAACGGCCTTGAGGTTCTCCAGGAAATTCGCTCCACCGAAAGGTTAAAGAACATACCGGTAGTCATACTTACCAATTCTATCAAGAAAGAAGATGCCGAAGAATTTTTGAAACTGGGAGCGAGTTTTTTTCTCATTAAAATGGATCAGGATTCAAGGGAAATAGTTCGGAAAATAGAAGAAATTATCAAAGCAAACGAGAGTAACATAAAAAAAGTATGA